The following are encoded together in the Pseudodesulfovibrio indicus genome:
- the tsaB gene encoding tRNA (adenosine(37)-N6)-threonylcarbamoyltransferase complex dimerization subunit type 1 TsaB has protein sequence MAVPQTIVPRDLTLALAGAEERLQIVLGLPEGDGHTLLASRQWTVPGQSVRFLIPGLKAVLDEFGIDASAISRIGCVRGPGSFTGLRLVLAAAEGIAAARSLPLAGMDHLPLLAAGPGPLLSGPLHVLTYARRGLVYMQSFNCPDLAEIAPLDALSLDQAAARMAAIGPAAHLVGSGLRKNGAFFAELAETNPGYRLLGANFDNPTPEVLLAAACRAEYSRESIEPIYVRPSDAEANLDEIAARRGLDPVDARRKLDALRNT, from the coding sequence GTGGCCGTACCCCAGACCATCGTCCCGCGCGACCTGACCCTGGCCCTGGCCGGGGCCGAGGAACGGCTCCAGATCGTGCTCGGCCTGCCGGAGGGCGACGGCCACACGCTGCTCGCCTCCCGCCAGTGGACCGTGCCGGGCCAGTCCGTGCGCTTCCTGATCCCCGGGCTCAAGGCCGTGCTGGACGAGTTCGGCATCGACGCCTCGGCCATCAGCCGCATCGGTTGCGTGCGCGGCCCCGGCAGCTTCACCGGGCTGCGACTGGTCCTGGCCGCGGCCGAGGGCATCGCTGCGGCCCGCTCCCTGCCTTTGGCGGGCATGGACCACCTGCCGCTGCTGGCCGCCGGTCCCGGCCCCCTGCTCTCCGGCCCGCTCCACGTCCTGACCTACGCCCGGCGCGGGCTGGTCTACATGCAGTCCTTCAACTGCCCGGACCTGGCCGAGATCGCGCCCCTGGACGCCCTGTCCCTGGACCAGGCCGCCGCGCGCATGGCTGCAATCGGCCCCGCCGCGCACCTCGTGGGCAGCGGGTTGCGCAAGAACGGGGCTTTCTTCGCCGAGCTGGCCGAAACCAACCCCGGCTACCGGCTCCTGGGCGCGAACTTCGACAATCCGACCCCGGAGGTCCTGCTGGCCGCCGCCTGCCGGGCCGAGTATTCCCGGGAGTCCATCGAGCCCATCTACGTCCGCCCCTCGGACGCCGAGGCCAACCTGGACGAGATCGCGGCCAGGAGGGGCCTGGACCCGGTTGACGCCCGGCGCAAACTCGACGCGCTGCGCAACACCTAG
- a CDS encoding hydantoinase B/oxoprolinase family protein, whose protein sequence is MQTHPVLLEVFKNRFSSIAEEMGVTLTHTAFSPNIKERRDLSCAIFDARGDMIAQAAHIPVHLGSMPLSVQAAMRAMADSGGFEPGDMVMLNDPFKGGTHLPDITIVAPVFAEGKAEPVFFVANRAHHADVGGMASGSMPLSTSLFQEGLIIPPVRIVRRGEPDQELMRLVLNNVRTPLEREGDFAAQFMANVTGVRRMTECIEKYGLDTCVHYGRALMDYSERVTRLAVEAIPDGTYDFEDFLDDDGQGTTDIPVRLTMTVKGDAARLDFSASGDQVRGSVNAVRAITLSAVLYCFRALAGRDIPANAGCMRPLTVVTRPGSIVDAEFPAAVAGGNVETSQRLVDVILGALSKAMPERIPAASQGTMNNLTIGGQTEAGPFAYYETLAGGMGAGPGGDGESAVHSHMTNTLNTPVEALEYAYPFRVREYAVRRDTGGSGAHRGGDGLVREIELLADAEVTVLSERRVRPPFGTNGGAPGGPGRNTIIRDGLAEELPDKFHRALQKGDRVRMETPGGGGFGPEKP, encoded by the coding sequence ATGCAGACCCATCCCGTCCTCCTCGAAGTCTTCAAGAACCGCTTCTCCTCCATTGCCGAGGAGATGGGCGTCACCCTGACGCACACCGCCTTTTCCCCGAACATCAAGGAGCGGCGCGACCTGTCCTGCGCGATCTTCGACGCGCGCGGCGACATGATCGCCCAGGCCGCGCACATCCCGGTGCACCTGGGGTCCATGCCCCTGTCGGTCCAGGCGGCCATGCGCGCCATGGCCGACAGCGGCGGGTTCGAGCCGGGCGATATGGTCATGCTCAACGACCCGTTCAAGGGCGGCACCCACCTGCCGGACATCACCATCGTGGCCCCGGTCTTTGCGGAGGGGAAGGCCGAGCCCGTCTTCTTCGTGGCCAACCGCGCGCACCACGCGGACGTGGGCGGCATGGCCTCCGGGTCCATGCCCCTGTCCACCTCCCTGTTCCAGGAGGGGCTGATCATCCCGCCGGTACGCATCGTGCGCCGGGGCGAGCCGGACCAGGAGCTCATGCGGCTAGTGCTGAACAACGTGCGCACCCCGCTGGAGCGCGAGGGCGACTTCGCGGCCCAGTTCATGGCCAACGTCACCGGGGTCCGGCGCATGACCGAATGCATCGAAAAATACGGCCTGGACACCTGCGTCCACTACGGCCGCGCGCTCATGGATTACTCCGAGCGCGTCACCCGGCTGGCCGTGGAGGCGATTCCGGACGGGACCTACGATTTCGAGGACTTTCTGGACGACGACGGCCAGGGGACCACGGACATTCCCGTCCGGCTGACCATGACCGTCAAAGGCGACGCGGCCCGGCTCGACTTCTCGGCCAGCGGCGACCAGGTCCGGGGCAGCGTCAACGCGGTACGGGCCATCACCCTGTCCGCCGTGCTCTACTGCTTCCGCGCCCTGGCCGGGCGCGACATTCCGGCCAACGCGGGGTGCATGCGCCCGCTCACGGTGGTCACCCGGCCCGGGTCCATCGTGGACGCCGAATTCCCGGCCGCCGTGGCCGGGGGCAATGTGGAGACCTCCCAGCGGCTGGTGGACGTCATCCTCGGCGCGCTCTCAAAAGCCATGCCCGAGCGCATCCCGGCGGCCAGCCAGGGGACCATGAACAACCTGACCATCGGCGGCCAAACCGAAGCCGGCCCCTTCGCCTACTACGAGACACTGGCGGGCGGCATGGGGGCGGGGCCGGGCGGGGACGGCGAGTCCGCCGTACACTCGCACATGACCAACACCCTGAACACGCCTGTGGAGGCCCTGGAATACGCCTACCCCTTCCGGGTCCGCGAGTACGCCGTGCGCCGCGACACCGGGGGCAGCGGCGCGCACCGGGGCGGTGACGGGCTGGTGCGCGAGATCGAGCTCTTGGCCGACGCCGAGGTCACGGTCCTGTCCGAGCGGCGGGTGCGCCCGCCCTTCGGGACAAACGGAGGCGCGCCCGGAGGGCCGGGGCGCAACACGATCATCCGCGACGGCCTGGCCGAGGAACTGCCGGACAAGTTCCACCGCGCGCTGCAAAAGGGTGACCGAGTGCGCATGGAGACGCCCGGAGGCGGCGGCTTCGGTCCCGAAAAACCGTGA
- the dnaA gene encoding chromosomal replication initiator protein DnaA, which translates to MIDTAWKQILYSLEKSLNPGLFTVWIKPLGGRVDGNRLTLTAPNEFVANWVRDRLLQVIRESAAEVLGGEPRITINIGPRDPGAKAAAPVGKKPAVAAPAPRHMGLPLGQTIKPVTVSNWRFSFDDFVVGPSNELACAASKSMGSTAFQSDHLFLSSGPGLGKTHLLQSVGNELCRTANRKNIKVACLSSEEFATRWVLAFKGGQVDQFKSLFRESIDVLLLEDVHFFQGKEKMQEELLSTLTALRERGSKVVLTSSFMPKEFSKVDDRLVSRFCSGFLAHINRPDMETRRRILLEKARRMQVAVPVEVSELLAERITTDIRQLESCLNNLVLKARLLNRAVTMNLAWEVLENYAVHNASPDIAHIIEFVCKCYSLSEEDLRSKSRKRDVVLARNTAFYLARKHTEMSLKSIGERLGRKHSTVLKGITKVEREISLQTPLGRQIENTTQRLTP; encoded by the coding sequence ATGATCGACACTGCCTGGAAGCAAATACTCTACTCGCTCGAAAAGAGCCTCAACCCCGGTCTCTTCACTGTCTGGATCAAGCCGCTGGGCGGCCGTGTGGACGGAAACCGTCTCACCCTGACCGCCCCCAACGAGTTCGTGGCCAACTGGGTCCGCGACCGTCTGCTCCAGGTCATCCGCGAGTCCGCCGCCGAAGTGCTCGGCGGGGAGCCGCGCATCACCATCAACATCGGACCGCGCGATCCCGGCGCCAAGGCGGCTGCCCCGGTGGGCAAAAAACCGGCCGTCGCGGCACCGGCCCCCCGGCACATGGGATTGCCGCTGGGCCAGACCATCAAGCCCGTGACGGTCTCCAACTGGCGTTTCTCCTTCGACGACTTCGTTGTCGGCCCGTCCAACGAGCTGGCCTGCGCGGCCAGCAAGTCCATGGGGTCCACCGCCTTTCAGTCGGACCACCTGTTCCTCAGTTCCGGTCCCGGCCTGGGCAAGACCCATCTGCTCCAGTCCGTGGGCAACGAATTGTGCCGCACGGCCAACCGCAAGAACATCAAGGTCGCCTGCCTCTCCTCCGAGGAGTTCGCCACCCGCTGGGTGCTCGCCTTCAAGGGCGGCCAGGTGGACCAGTTCAAGTCCCTGTTCCGCGAGTCCATCGACGTTCTGCTGCTGGAAGACGTCCATTTCTTCCAGGGCAAGGAGAAGATGCAGGAGGAGCTGCTCTCCACCCTGACGGCCCTGCGCGAGCGCGGCAGCAAGGTGGTCCTGACCAGCTCCTTCATGCCCAAGGAATTTTCCAAGGTGGACGACCGGCTCGTGTCGCGGTTCTGCTCCGGGTTCCTGGCCCACATCAACCGGCCCGACATGGAAACCCGGCGCAGGATTCTCCTGGAGAAGGCCCGGCGCATGCAGGTCGCGGTCCCGGTGGAGGTTTCCGAGCTCCTGGCCGAGCGGATCACCACCGACATCCGCCAGTTGGAGAGCTGCCTGAACAACCTGGTGCTCAAGGCGCGGCTGCTCAACCGCGCGGTGACCATGAACCTGGCCTGGGAGGTGCTCGAAAACTATGCGGTGCACAACGCCTCCCCGGACATCGCCCACATCATCGAGTTCGTTTGCAAGTGTTACAGCCTGTCCGAGGAGGACCTGCGCTCCAAGAGCCGCAAGCGCGACGTGGTCCTGGCCCGCAACACCGCCTTCTACCTGGCCCGCAAGCACACGGAGATGTCGCTGAAGTCCATCGGCGAGCGGCTGGGCCGCAAGCACTCCACGGTGCTCAAGGGCATCACCAAGGTGGAGCGCGAGATCTCCCTGCAGACCCCGCTCGGCAGGCAGATCGAGAACACGACCCAGAGGCTCACGCCGTAA
- the thyX gene encoding FAD-dependent thymidylate synthase, whose product MPEKKLRVECLAVTPDALSLIYAAFRQCYHAGFVADMWPRLLSGEIDPEVQADFVAKTMESGHDSPIEHVSLTFAIEGISRACSHQIVRHRIASYSQQSQRYVAESDMDYILPPAFAKIPEARERFESFMAEVQSAYNDLRDILVAHGRKTKANEDARFVLPQAAETKIVMTMNCRSLHHFFHLRCCNRAQWEVRALADAMLELCKEKLPAIFKNGGARCEQLGYCPESPKFACGKYPTRETIG is encoded by the coding sequence ATGCCGGAAAAGAAACTCAGGGTCGAATGTCTGGCCGTGACCCCCGATGCCCTGTCCCTCATCTACGCCGCCTTCCGCCAGTGCTACCACGCCGGGTTCGTGGCCGACATGTGGCCGCGGCTCCTGTCCGGCGAGATCGATCCCGAGGTCCAGGCGGACTTCGTGGCCAAGACCATGGAATCCGGCCACGACAGCCCCATCGAGCACGTCTCCCTGACCTTCGCCATCGAGGGCATCTCCAGGGCGTGCTCCCATCAGATCGTCCGGCACCGCATCGCCTCCTATTCCCAGCAGAGCCAGCGGTACGTGGCCGAGAGCGACATGGACTACATCCTGCCCCCGGCCTTCGCCAAGATCCCCGAGGCGCGCGAGCGGTTCGAATCGTTCATGGCCGAGGTCCAGTCCGCCTACAACGACCTGCGCGACATCCTGGTGGCCCACGGACGGAAGACCAAGGCCAACGAGGACGCCCGCTTCGTCCTGCCCCAGGCCGCCGAGACCAAGATCGTCATGACCATGAACTGCCGCAGCCTGCACCATTTTTTCCATCTGCGCTGCTGCAACCGCGCCCAGTGGGAGGTCAGGGCCCTGGCCGACGCCATGCTCGAACTCTGCAAGGAGAAGCTGCCCGCCATCTTCAAGAACGGCGGCGCCCGCTGCGAGCAGCTCGGTTATTGCCCGGAATCCCCGAAATTCGCGTGCGGAAAATATCCCACCCGCGAAACCATCGGGTAA
- a CDS encoding zinc dependent phospholipase C family protein, with translation MPKELIHFKIAETTAARLAGTRFEPCLHHCPAGLLLGSVLHDVFFYAALPRALPMAKVGHRIHGAGGEDTYALLRLQARRAAAGPERNLPATLLIGLAAHLEADTVMHPMVWHLTGDYYAPTPKERSLARQRHRALESLMDMVACPEMLGRPLYLVRNQVLSLGPALFDALPVDGLADMAGIAPTRAASALSSALGLFGRLQGLFPRRGLARTLHAAWPWLPNAAREIAALFYAPQWLAQAGLVEGAIRWADPLSGEPQESTLALLMERAADRAAALCRRLEPMVFDGAPGPLDGPGPSLDSGSPGSATTAMHHVAAHPIPKLPQQMR, from the coding sequence ATGCCCAAGGAACTGATCCATTTCAAGATAGCCGAGACGACCGCGGCCCGGCTGGCCGGGACGCGGTTCGAGCCGTGCCTGCACCATTGCCCCGCCGGGCTGCTCCTGGGCTCGGTGCTGCACGACGTCTTCTTTTACGCCGCCCTGCCGCGCGCCCTGCCCATGGCCAAGGTGGGCCACAGGATTCACGGGGCGGGCGGCGAGGACACTTACGCCCTGCTCCGGCTCCAGGCCCGGCGCGCAGCCGCCGGACCGGAACGGAACCTGCCCGCAACCTTGCTCATCGGGCTGGCCGCCCACCTGGAGGCGGACACGGTCATGCATCCCATGGTCTGGCACCTGACCGGCGACTACTACGCGCCAACGCCGAAGGAAAGATCCCTGGCCCGCCAGCGCCACCGCGCTCTGGAATCCCTCATGGACATGGTCGCCTGCCCGGAGATGCTCGGCCGCCCGCTCTACCTGGTGCGCAACCAGGTGTTGAGCCTCGGCCCGGCCCTGTTCGACGCCCTTCCCGTGGACGGCCTGGCCGATATGGCAGGCATCGCGCCCACCCGGGCGGCGTCCGCCCTGAGTTCGGCGCTGGGCCTGTTCGGACGGCTCCAAGGGCTGTTCCCCCGCCGGGGGCTGGCCCGGACGCTGCACGCCGCCTGGCCCTGGCTGCCCAACGCGGCGCGGGAGATCGCGGCCCTGTTCTACGCCCCGCAATGGCTGGCCCAGGCCGGGCTGGTGGAGGGAGCGATCCGCTGGGCCGACCCGCTGTCGGGCGAGCCGCAGGAATCGACCCTGGCCCTGCTCATGGAGCGCGCTGCGGACCGGGCCGCCGCGCTGTGCCGCAGGCTGGAACCCATGGTCTTCGACGGCGCGCCCGGCCCCCTGGACGGACCGGGACCATCCCTGGACTCCGGCAGCCCCGGGTCGGCCACCACGGCCATGCACCACGTCGCCGCCCACCCGATCCCGAAGCTTCCGCAACAAATGCGCTGA
- a CDS encoding CgeB family protein, whose product MPTAPYTAEPVLKDGALADIRIRIQGKTWHLWGRSGAEREERLADEVPQGALPVLLGTGLGICLERLAGKGIEAAVVDRERDMRALLPPGAAPSLLVDDPDPAAALKRLEAWRADRGGGPLHPVVLPLYQRLDREYYGALAETLKAGASTDFWSLARYPKFRSTAPRVLFFDSDYFLCREIRAGLDRIGASHRSIVLEDRETGSSAFIENLLKAVIDFRPDFALTVNHFGLDREGKLAGLLADLGLPLASWFVDNPHLILFDYAHPGADNTAIFTFDAGNLDAMRERGFGNVHYLPLATDPERFRPGAGRGPSEWRAPISFVGSSMTGPVDRCLALAGLPDRLAEEYETVAAAFGASGETSVARFLERERTDWTREITALPTRERRLAAESLLTWEATRRYRLACVQTILPFDPLVVGDDGWTGLLGAGTRLLPPLDYYDDLPRFYPLSEINFNCTSRQMKGAVNQRVFDVPACGGFLLTDHREQMEDLFDLDREAVTYREPQDIPELVERFAAAPDARRAVSTAARRRILAEHTYERRLANLVETMRATFG is encoded by the coding sequence ATGCCCACCGCTCCCTACACCGCCGAACCCGTCCTAAAGGACGGCGCGCTGGCCGACATCCGCATCCGCATTCAGGGCAAGACCTGGCACCTGTGGGGCCGCAGCGGGGCCGAACGCGAGGAGCGGCTGGCCGACGAAGTGCCGCAGGGCGCACTGCCCGTGCTCCTCGGGACGGGCTTGGGCATCTGCCTGGAGCGGCTGGCCGGAAAGGGTATCGAGGCGGCGGTGGTGGACCGGGAGCGGGACATGCGCGCCCTGCTGCCCCCCGGAGCAGCGCCCTCCCTGCTGGTGGACGACCCGGACCCGGCGGCCGCCCTGAAGCGGCTGGAGGCGTGGCGGGCGGATCGCGGCGGCGGGCCGCTGCATCCGGTGGTCCTGCCCCTGTACCAGCGGCTGGACCGGGAGTACTACGGCGCGCTGGCCGAGACCCTCAAGGCGGGCGCCAGCACGGACTTCTGGTCCCTGGCCCGCTACCCCAAGTTCCGCTCAACCGCGCCGCGCGTGCTTTTCTTCGACTCCGACTATTTCCTGTGCCGCGAGATCAGGGCCGGACTGGACCGGATCGGCGCGTCCCACCGATCCATCGTCCTGGAGGACCGCGAAACCGGCAGCAGCGCGTTCATCGAAAACCTGCTCAAGGCGGTCATCGACTTCCGCCCGGACTTCGCCCTGACCGTCAACCACTTCGGCCTGGACCGCGAGGGCAAGCTGGCCGGACTGCTGGCCGACCTCGGCCTGCCGCTCGCCTCCTGGTTCGTGGACAACCCGCACCTGATCCTCTTCGACTACGCCCACCCCGGCGCGGACAATACCGCCATCTTCACCTTTGACGCGGGCAACCTGGACGCGATGCGCGAACGTGGATTCGGAAACGTCCATTACCTGCCCCTGGCCACGGACCCGGAGCGGTTCCGGCCCGGCGCAGGCCGCGGACCATCGGAATGGAGGGCCCCGATCTCCTTTGTGGGCAGCTCCATGACCGGCCCGGTGGACAGGTGTTTGGCCCTGGCCGGGCTTCCGGACAGGCTGGCGGAAGAATACGAAACCGTGGCCGCGGCCTTCGGCGCGTCCGGCGAGACCAGCGTGGCCCGGTTCCTTGAGCGCGAACGGACCGACTGGACGCGGGAAATCACCGCCCTGCCCACAAGGGAACGCAGGCTGGCTGCCGAGTCCCTGCTCACCTGGGAGGCCACCCGCCGATACCGGCTGGCCTGCGTGCAGACCATCCTGCCCTTCGACCCGCTGGTGGTGGGCGACGACGGCTGGACCGGCCTGCTCGGCGCAGGAACGCGGCTCCTGCCTCCGCTCGACTATTACGACGACCTGCCCCGCTTCTATCCGCTGTCGGAAATCAACTTCAACTGCACCAGCCGCCAGATGAAGGGCGCGGTCAACCAGCGCGTCTTCGACGTTCCGGCCTGCGGCGGATTCCTCCTGACCGACCACCGCGAGCAGATGGAAGACCTCTTCGACCTGGACCGCGAGGCCGTAACGTACCGCGAACCGCAGGACATCCCGGAGCTGGTCGAGCGGTTCGCCGCCGCCCCCGACGCGCGCCGGGCGGTCAGCACCGCCGCACGGCGACGCATTTTGGCCGAGCACACCTACGAGCGCCGCCTGGCGAACCTCGTGGAGACCATGCGCGCCACTTTCGGCTGA
- a CDS encoding flagellin, with protein sequence MSLVINHNMMAMNASRNLGVSYGNLETSTRRLSSGLRITQASDDAAGLAVRELMRSDVSSLQQGIRNANDAISLIQTADGALGVIDEKLIRMKELAMQASTGTYNSDQRLIIDSEYQAMASEITRIANSTDFNGIYLLNGALSGTHDGSGLKATGKLKVHFGTGNDSSEDYYYIEINSATASALGVGLAAGSGAGASISTQQLAQQSLDVLNRAIISKDKIRANLGALQNRLENTVTVLEIQAENVQAAESRISDVDVASEMTEFVRNQILTQSAVSMLAQANSMPRMALSLIG encoded by the coding sequence ATGTCCCTGGTTATCAACCACAACATGATGGCGATGAACGCGTCTCGCAACCTGGGTGTCTCTTACGGCAACCTGGAAACGTCCACTCGGCGCCTGTCCTCGGGTCTGCGCATCACCCAGGCGTCCGACGACGCCGCCGGTCTGGCCGTCCGCGAGCTCATGCGCTCCGACGTCAGCTCCCTGCAGCAGGGCATCCGCAACGCCAACGACGCCATCTCCCTCATCCAGACGGCTGACGGCGCTCTCGGCGTTATCGATGAAAAGCTGATCCGTATGAAGGAACTGGCCATGCAGGCATCCACGGGTACCTACAACTCCGACCAGCGTCTGATCATCGACTCCGAGTATCAGGCCATGGCTTCGGAAATCACCCGTATCGCCAACTCCACGGACTTCAACGGCATCTACCTGCTCAACGGCGCCCTCTCCGGCACCCACGACGGTTCCGGCCTGAAGGCCACCGGAAAGCTGAAGGTCCACTTCGGAACCGGTAACGACAGCTCGGAAGACTACTACTACATCGAAATCAACTCCGCCACCGCCTCCGCCCTCGGCGTCGGCCTGGCCGCTGGTTCCGGTGCCGGTGCGTCCATCTCCACGCAGCAGCTGGCCCAGCAGTCCCTCGATGTCCTGAACAGGGCCATCATCTCCAAGGACAAGATCCGCGCCAACCTCGGTGCCCTGCAGAACCGCCTGGAAAACACCGTTACCGTTCTGGAAATCCAGGCCGAAAACGTCCAGGCCGCCGAATCCCGCATCTCCGACGTCGACGTCGCTTCCGAGATGACCGAGTTCGTGCGCAACCAGATTCTGACCCAGTCCGCAGTCTCCATGCTGGCCCAGGCCAACAGCATGCCGAGAATGGCCCTGTCCCTGATCGGCTAG
- the fliD gene encoding flagellar filament capping protein FliD: protein MAESTYTSGSINFTGLGNGTDFNALIDGFIDVERTRVTRLEKWRKTWEIKNDQFQELNTQLLSLKTTLEGMNSMNEFMTKGVSSSNTNLLSATADANALESTHSVIINQLATNDILITTSGASSLTSSLTSTATSFSFSYGGKQVTIDDIPAGTTLQNFVYLINNHADSRGLIQASTIFDGTTYHLQLAGKELGADNQLSITDAGGLAFGSGYTETQNAQNAQIRVDGFPLSGTGWIERDSNTVDDVISGITLNLKEADPNSVISLAVTTNTKDIADKVTAFVDAVNVIRARIIALTKVDEEGEGSVLTGNYGIDIVSQNLKNITAEMGQGFTSWNEDTLSGDKFAALSQLGILTDADQGSPTNGLLIIDYEKLEAALEEDPTAVAELFALEPTGVSHTTDFTFTSLIDGTTMPGVYDVQVVSDGTKIVSATINGEEASISGWEITAKTGDAKGMAVRLNNTAAGSHGGTVAVKTGKATEMINELKELTKPYNKFTYEGGPLAVLQNNYDDIMDSIDDKIAYEETRIEKLERNMRLKYARLDALLGQYQLQQGQLEAALAQLE from the coding sequence ATGGCAGAAAGCACGTACACATCGGGTTCAATCAACTTCACCGGCCTCGGCAACGGGACCGATTTCAACGCGCTCATCGACGGCTTCATCGATGTCGAGCGGACTCGTGTGACGCGCCTGGAGAAGTGGCGGAAAACCTGGGAAATCAAGAACGATCAGTTCCAGGAACTGAACACCCAGCTGCTCAGCCTGAAGACCACCCTGGAGGGCATGAACTCCATGAACGAGTTCATGACCAAGGGCGTGAGCAGCTCCAACACCAACCTGCTTTCAGCCACGGCGGATGCCAACGCCCTGGAATCCACCCACTCCGTGATCATCAACCAGCTGGCCACCAACGACATCCTGATCACCACCTCCGGGGCCAGCTCCCTGACCTCGTCCCTGACCTCCACGGCCACCTCCTTCAGCTTTTCCTACGGAGGCAAGCAGGTCACCATCGACGACATCCCGGCGGGCACCACCCTTCAGAATTTCGTCTACCTGATCAACAACCACGCCGACTCGCGCGGACTGATCCAGGCCTCGACCATCTTCGACGGCACCACTTACCACCTCCAACTCGCGGGCAAGGAGCTGGGCGCGGACAACCAGCTGTCCATCACCGACGCGGGCGGCCTCGCCTTCGGTTCCGGCTACACCGAAACCCAGAACGCACAAAACGCCCAGATCCGCGTGGACGGCTTTCCCCTCTCCGGGACGGGCTGGATCGAACGCGACTCCAACACGGTGGACGACGTCATCTCCGGCATCACCCTGAACCTCAAGGAGGCCGACCCGAACTCGGTCATCAGCCTGGCCGTGACCACGAACACCAAGGACATTGCGGACAAAGTCACCGCCTTCGTGGACGCGGTGAACGTCATCCGCGCCCGGATCATCGCCTTGACCAAGGTGGACGAGGAAGGCGAAGGGTCCGTCCTGACCGGCAACTACGGCATCGACATCGTTTCCCAGAATCTCAAGAACATCACCGCCGAAATGGGCCAGGGGTTCACCTCCTGGAACGAGGACACACTGTCCGGCGACAAGTTCGCCGCCCTCTCCCAACTCGGCATCCTGACCGACGCGGACCAGGGGTCGCCCACCAACGGTCTCCTGATCATCGATTACGAGAAGCTCGAAGCGGCCCTGGAGGAGGACCCCACCGCAGTGGCCGAGCTGTTCGCCCTGGAGCCCACCGGGGTCAGCCACACAACGGACTTCACCTTCACCTCCCTCATCGACGGGACCACCATGCCCGGGGTCTACGACGTCCAGGTGGTCAGCGACGGCACCAAGATCGTCAGCGCGACCATCAACGGCGAGGAGGCGTCCATCTCCGGATGGGAAATCACCGCCAAGACGGGCGACGCGAAGGGTATGGCCGTCAGGCTGAACAACACCGCGGCCGGGTCCCACGGCGGCACGGTGGCGGTCAAGACCGGCAAGGCCACCGAGATGATCAACGAGCTCAAGGAGCTGACCAAGCCGTACAACAAGTTCACGTACGAAGGCGGCCCCCTGGCGGTCCTGCAGAACAATTACGACGACATCATGGATTCCATCGACGACAAGATCGCCTACGAGGAAACCAGGATCGAAAAACTGGAAAGAAACATGCGTCTCAAATACGCCCGCCTGGACGCGCTGCTCGGCCAGTACCAGTTGCAGCAGGGCCAGCTTGAGGCGGCATTGGCACAGCTTGAATAG
- the fliS gene encoding flagellar export chaperone FliS: protein MANPAKAYLATQVETTTQGELLLMLYEAAIKFLKRAQREIDNRDYAKKGIYISKAMAIVHELSESLNKEKGGDITPKLSQLYLFCTSQLVKANIRMDNKMIDDVIRILDGLRSAYAQIVPIHDAKGDPGDTLSRSQPPKAAPQAIQAPPILPAQANPAQPKPAPQPQTGEPAPQKQEGKPAAQPAPQAPSPIRNAAAAAKFRAANAYNNANR from the coding sequence ATGGCCAATCCAGCAAAGGCATATCTGGCGACCCAGGTCGAAACCACCACCCAGGGCGAACTGCTGCTCATGCTCTATGAAGCGGCGATCAAGTTCCTCAAACGGGCGCAGCGGGAGATCGACAACCGGGACTACGCCAAAAAAGGCATATACATATCGAAGGCCATGGCGATCGTCCACGAGCTGTCCGAGAGCCTGAACAAGGAAAAGGGGGGCGACATAACGCCCAAGCTCAGCCAGCTCTACCTGTTCTGCACCAGCCAGTTGGTCAAGGCCAACATCCGGATGGACAACAAGATGATCGACGACGTCATCCGCATCCTCGACGGGCTGCGCTCGGCCTATGCCCAAATCGTACCCATCCACGATGCCAAGGGCGACCCCGGCGACACCCTGTCCCGGAGCCAGCCGCCCAAGGCCGCGCCCCAGGCGATTCAGGCTCCGCCGATCCTGCCCGCCCAGGCCAACCCGGCGCAGCCCAAACCGGCCCCCCAGCCGCAGACGGGCGAACCGGCGCCCCAGAAGCAGGAGGGCAAACCGGCGGCCCAGCCCGCGCCCCAGGCCCCGTCGCCCATCCGCAACGCTGCGGCGGCGGCCAAGTTCCGCGCGGCCAACGCCTACAACAACGCCAACCGATGA